The Macaca thibetana thibetana isolate TM-01 chromosome 11, ASM2454274v1, whole genome shotgun sequence genome window below encodes:
- the SLC35E3 gene encoding solute carrier family 35 member E3, whose translation MASLVDRMRGHGRIAAGLLFNLLVSICIVFLNKWIYVHHGFPNMSLTLVHFVVTWLGLYICQKLDIFAPKSLPPSKLLLLALSFCGFVVFTNLSLQNNTIGTYQLAKAMTTPVIIAIQTFCYQKTFSTRIQLTLIPITLGVILNSYYDVKFNFLGMVFAALGVLVTSLYQVWVGAKQHELQVNSMQLLYYQAPMSSAMLLVAVPFFEPVFGEGGIFGPWSVSALLMVLLSGVIAFMVNLSIYWIIGNTSPVTYNMFGHFKFCITLFGGYVLFKDPLSINQALGILCTLFGILAYTHFKLSEQEGSKSKLAQRP comes from the exons ATGGCATCGCTGGTGGACCGAATGCGGGGCCACGGGCGAATCGCCGCCGGGCTCCTGTTCAACCTGCTGGTGTCCATCTGCATTGTGTTCCTCAACAAATGGATTTATGTGCACCACGGCTTCCCCAACATGAGCCTGACCCTGGTGCACTTCGTAGTCACCTGGCTGGGCTTGTATATCTGCCAGAAGCTGGACATCTTTGCCCCCAAAAGTCTGCCGCCCtccaagctcctcctcctggcccTCAGCTTCTGTGGCTTTGTGGTCTTCACTAACCTTTCCTTGCAGAACAACACTATAGGCACCTACCAGCTGGCCAAGGCCATGACCACGCCGGTGATCATAGCCATCCAGACCTTCTGCTACCAGAAAACCTTCTCCACCAGAATCCAGCTCACGTTG ATTCCTATAACTTTAGGTGTAATCCTAAATTCTTATTACGATGTGAAGTTTAATTTCCTTGGAATGGTGTTTGCTGCTCTTGGTGTTTTAGTTACATCCCTTTATCAAGtg TGGGTAGGAGCCAAACAGCATGAATTACAAGTGAACTCAATGCAGCTGCTGTACTACCAGGCTCCGATGTCATCTGCCATGTTGCTGGTCGCTGTGCCCTTCTTTGAGCCGGTGTTTGGAGAAGGAGGAATATTTGGTCCCTGGTCAGTTTCTGCTTTG ctTATGGTGCTGCTATCTGGAGTAATAGCTTTCATGGTGAACTTATCAATTTATTGGATCATTGGGAACACTTCACCTGTCAC CTATAACATGTTTGGACACTTCAAGTTCTGCATTACTTTATTTGGAGGATACGTTTTATTTAAGGATCCACTGTCCATTAATCAGGCTCTTGgcattttatgtacattatttggCATTCTCGCCTATACCCACTTTAAGCTCAGTGAACAGGAAGGAAGTAAGAGTAAACTGGCACAACGTCCTTAA